One window from the genome of Gimesia aquarii encodes:
- a CDS encoding MarC family protein: MQWEDILKDFIYLWAVIDPIGSIPVFMAVTAGYSKAAQRNIALRAVITAGLVLILFAVGGQVLLDELEIPLSAFQIAGGLVLFLFALTMIFGESKPEAEIEESSKVDSHQSKAVYPLAIPSIASPGAMMAIVLITDNHRFDLGQQLTATITMLVVLLITLLLLLLAGPIQKLIGASGASVVSRIGGLILASVAVDSVLSGIKTYFEL, from the coding sequence ATGCAGTGGGAAGACATTCTCAAGGATTTTATTTACCTCTGGGCTGTCATCGATCCCATCGGTTCCATTCCCGTATTTATGGCTGTCACTGCTGGATACAGCAAAGCTGCGCAGCGAAATATTGCATTGCGGGCAGTCATCACAGCCGGACTTGTCTTAATTCTGTTTGCTGTAGGTGGTCAGGTTCTGTTGGATGAACTGGAAATCCCGCTCTCTGCTTTTCAAATTGCCGGGGGCTTGGTGCTGTTTCTCTTTGCGCTGACAATGATTTTCGGGGAAAGTAAACCTGAAGCGGAAATAGAGGAGTCCAGTAAAGTGGACTCGCATCAGAGTAAAGCTGTTTACCCACTGGCGATTCCCTCCATTGCCTCTCCAGGAGCGATGATGGCCATCGTGCTCATCACAGACAATCATCGTTTTGATCTAGGGCAACAATTAACCGCTACAATAACGATGCTTGTCGTTTTGCTGATTACATTGCTCTTACTTTTGCTGGCTGGTCCCATTCAAAAGCTGATTGGTGCTTCGGGTGCTAGCGTTGTCAGCCGGATTGGTGGATTAATTCTCGCTTCCGTTGCCGTCGACAGTGTACTCAGTGGAATTAAGACCTACTTCGAACTTTGA
- a CDS encoding OmpA/MotB family protein, which yields MPIIVRVCLLSAACLFTLSQTSCHRGPSAQVRQSMYRSQQLYNQNAELAMQRDQFQQSANALQHERDQLAMRAQTLESNLNIANKRLDNLNVERSEMQQRYVSLMKKAKGQPSPLDGEATRRFQELADKYPDFEFDPHTGVSKFHSDILFDSGSDVIKSSATEILTQFASIMNDGNAKRLNVLVVGHTDDKAISKASTQRLHRTNWHLSTNRANSVVLSLSKYGVKQDRMGAAGYSMFQPVVPNENNSARQKNRRVEIFVLAPDAVVAGWDPNPTLLN from the coding sequence ATGCCCATCATCGTACGGGTATGCCTGCTTAGCGCAGCGTGTTTATTTACTCTCAGTCAGACGTCCTGCCATCGTGGACCCAGCGCCCAGGTTCGGCAAAGTATGTATCGTTCTCAACAGCTTTATAATCAGAATGCAGAACTGGCTATGCAACGAGATCAGTTTCAGCAGTCAGCGAACGCCCTGCAACATGAACGTGATCAACTGGCAATGCGCGCCCAGACGCTGGAATCCAATTTGAATATTGCCAACAAACGACTCGATAATTTGAATGTTGAACGCTCGGAAATGCAGCAGCGTTATGTGAGCTTGATGAAAAAAGCCAAAGGACAACCCAGTCCGTTGGATGGTGAAGCAACTCGTCGCTTCCAGGAATTGGCGGACAAATATCCTGATTTCGAATTTGACCCCCATACCGGTGTCAGCAAATTTCACTCAGATATTTTATTTGACTCTGGCAGTGATGTCATCAAGTCTTCTGCTACGGAAATCCTAACTCAATTTGCTTCGATCATGAATGACGGTAACGCGAAGCGTTTGAATGTACTTGTTGTTGGTCATACGGACGACAAGGCGATCTCCAAAGCAAGCACTCAACGTCTGCATAGAACAAACTGGCATTTATCGACGAACCGAGCTAACTCAGTTGTACTTTCACTCTCAAAGTATGGAGTGAAACAAGATCGTATGGGTGCTGCAGGTTACAGCATGTTTCAACCAGTCGTACCGAATGAGAATAATTCTGCACGACAGAAAAATCGTCGCGTTGAGATATTCGTGCTTGCACCTGATGCCGTCGTGGCTGGCTGGGACCCTAACCCAACCCTGTTGAACTAG
- a CDS encoding type II secretion system protein: protein MKRGFTLIELMVVIATLAVLVALLLPDIQTAKDASLQGQKKEGPYWVYREYEYAGGPVVSEISGSHTHSLQEILDMYAINLKKQQMQVAQDLRADAETEKAGSSNSDQDTEIENSNLSKEEQIKRAKRAMKNFKYDLSQNTASLVARRNLMEAIESLTEDLKRLESEP from the coding sequence ATGAAAAGAGGATTTACACTCATCGAATTAATGGTCGTTATTGCAACACTTGCAGTATTGGTTGCTTTGTTGTTGCCAGACATCCAGACAGCGAAAGATGCTTCGCTTCAAGGACAAAAAAAGGAGGGACCTTATTGGGTCTATCGAGAATATGAATATGCAGGCGGCCCTGTCGTCTCTGAGATATCCGGCTCCCATACGCATTCGTTGCAAGAGATTCTGGATATGTATGCTATCAACTTAAAAAAGCAACAGATGCAAGTTGCACAAGATTTACGCGCTGACGCTGAAACTGAAAAAGCTGGTTCCAGTAATTCTGACCAGGATACAGAGATTGAAAATAGTAATCTCTCAAAAGAAGAACAAATTAAAAGAGCCAAACGTGCGATGAAAAACTTCAAATACGACTTATCGCAAAATACGGCTTCCCTCGTTGCTCGAAGAAATCTAATGGAAGCAATCGAATCACTGACTGAGGATTTGAAAAGACTTGAATCAGAGCCATAA
- a CDS encoding HlyD family secretion protein, with amino-acid sequence MNKILGLILLTAALIIALIYSQNRDEPLKVSGFIEADDIRPGSRVGGRVKRVLIEEGQSVSEGDLLIELEPYDLLERRAEAVASLAEAKANYQKLVAGFRVEEVAQAQARVDQLKARLTLLVNGPRPQEIESAIAELHLADAEYRLAKAKHLRIESLFAKKSASTDEMDTANTELQVAASKKEVKQKTVDLLKEGTRKEEIDEAKAQLKQAEEAWQLLKNGSRHEDIKRAEASVKAAEAGLQIIDEQIQELKIIAPLDGTIEAVTLQPGDLVRGNVPVVSILDWNNLWVRCYVPENHLDIQVDQEVDVTIDSYPNQVFQGRVTFVSRQAEFVPRNVQTPEERSKQVFRIKVRIKDQDKLLRPGMSADVWLDRKDTRP; translated from the coding sequence TTGAATAAAATTTTAGGACTCATTCTGCTGACGGCTGCACTCATTATTGCACTCATTTATAGCCAGAACCGGGACGAACCTTTGAAAGTCTCTGGCTTTATCGAGGCGGATGACATACGACCTGGCTCTCGTGTCGGAGGACGTGTAAAACGTGTGTTGATTGAAGAAGGGCAATCCGTTTCAGAAGGTGACTTACTGATTGAACTAGAGCCATATGATTTGTTAGAACGTCGTGCCGAAGCGGTCGCTAGTTTGGCTGAAGCCAAAGCAAATTATCAAAAATTAGTGGCCGGCTTCCGTGTGGAAGAAGTCGCTCAGGCTCAGGCGCGCGTCGATCAGTTAAAGGCACGTTTGACTTTATTAGTGAATGGACCCAGGCCACAGGAAATTGAATCTGCGATTGCGGAACTGCATTTAGCGGATGCAGAGTACCGACTTGCCAAAGCAAAACATTTGAGGATCGAATCCTTATTTGCCAAAAAATCGGCCTCGACCGATGAAATGGATACCGCGAATACGGAATTGCAAGTCGCCGCTTCCAAAAAAGAAGTAAAGCAGAAAACGGTTGATTTATTGAAAGAAGGGACTCGGAAAGAAGAAATCGACGAAGCAAAAGCCCAGTTGAAACAAGCAGAAGAGGCCTGGCAGTTGTTAAAAAATGGAAGTCGGCATGAAGATATCAAGCGTGCAGAGGCGAGCGTCAAAGCGGCAGAAGCAGGTTTACAGATTATCGATGAGCAGATTCAGGAGTTAAAAATCATTGCCCCCCTTGATGGAACGATTGAAGCAGTGACTTTACAACCGGGAGATCTGGTAAGAGGCAATGTTCCCGTTGTCTCCATCTTGGATTGGAACAACTTATGGGTGCGTTGTTATGTTCCAGAGAATCATTTGGATATACAAGTTGACCAGGAAGTGGATGTCACAATTGACAGTTATCCCAATCAGGTCTTTCAAGGACGAGTGACTTTTGTGTCTCGTCAAGCAGAGTTTGTTCCCCGAAATGTACAGACGCCCGAAGAACGATCAAAACAGGTTTTTCGCATTAAAGTCAGAATCAAAGATCAGGACAAATTGCTCAGACCTGGAATGTCAGCTGATGTCTGGTTAGATCGGAAGGACACCAGACCATGA
- a CDS encoding ABC transporter permease — protein sequence MSPVIQIDELTRDFGSLRAVDHVSFEVQRGSIFGLLGPNGSGKSTIIRMLCGVLEPTEGSAHVLGYNVSRDAELIKRHIGYMSQKFSLYSDLSVQENIEFYGRIYGLDSEKLTQRFQEIIELTSLGDRLDQLAGNLSGGWKQRLALGCALIHEPEVVFLDEPTAGIDPVARRDLWDLLFELAGQGVTLFVTTHYMDEAERCSDVGYIYDARLIVCGKPDELKQLPRVTPLGTARWEIETAHPATKLTTFREMDGVRDATLFGQTIHVLASQQLSEADFISCIPDQQEAVQVRPITPSLEDVFVTLSRAEELNNRVSEQSIDTSEGHSPFLSAPEAMVEELPVEDLGTKTQSSQNITGILAGFWAILVKEFTHIRREPSTLFFVFAVPVLQTIIFGFAIDTQIENIPTVIYDLDGRSSSRELRDAFANTRTFQIIERVFDQDTFHNAFESGRAKVGVIIPPDYSDRLLKGEQVSIQVLIDGSDSQVATTALNASNLLGMNLSINMTKHFADTLPAVPSRDARGEAALPIEIRPRLLYNPDLESSHFFVPGLVGIILQLVTLFLTSFAIVRERELGTLEQLFVTPVSKSGLLLGKLAPYALIGFVETLVVLTVMVFFFRVPIHGSLWELLLLSLLFLVCGLGLGMLVSTIARTQLQAIQFAFLVMLPSVLLSGFMFPRSQMPLPIYLFTFFIPVTYFLEILRGIVLRGADIADLLPYVLGLSLCCIGIIGISLKRFQKQLS from the coding sequence ATGAGTCCTGTGATTCAGATTGATGAGTTAACGCGTGATTTTGGTAGTCTTCGGGCCGTTGATCATGTGAGTTTTGAAGTACAACGTGGATCTATCTTCGGCTTGCTGGGACCGAACGGTAGTGGAAAGTCGACGATTATTCGTATGCTATGTGGAGTTCTGGAACCCACGGAAGGCTCCGCGCATGTGTTAGGCTACAATGTTTCTCGTGATGCTGAATTGATCAAACGGCATATTGGCTACATGTCTCAGAAGTTCAGCCTGTATTCAGATTTAAGTGTGCAGGAAAATATTGAGTTCTACGGACGGATCTATGGTCTCGATTCAGAAAAATTAACACAGCGGTTTCAAGAGATCATCGAGTTGACTTCTTTGGGAGATCGGCTTGATCAACTGGCTGGTAACTTATCGGGAGGCTGGAAACAGCGCTTAGCCTTGGGATGCGCTCTCATCCACGAACCTGAGGTGGTTTTTTTAGACGAACCCACGGCTGGCATTGATCCTGTGGCACGACGGGATTTATGGGACTTACTTTTTGAATTAGCGGGGCAGGGGGTAACACTGTTTGTCACCACACACTATATGGATGAAGCGGAGCGTTGTAGTGATGTGGGATACATATATGATGCACGTCTGATTGTCTGCGGAAAACCAGACGAACTCAAACAGCTACCCAGAGTTACTCCCCTAGGAACAGCGCGGTGGGAAATTGAAACGGCACATCCGGCTACGAAACTGACGACTTTTCGCGAAATGGATGGTGTTCGAGATGCAACGCTGTTCGGTCAAACAATTCATGTGCTGGCTAGTCAACAGTTATCCGAAGCGGATTTTATTTCTTGTATTCCGGATCAACAGGAAGCAGTTCAAGTCAGACCCATTACCCCGTCACTGGAAGATGTATTTGTGACCTTGAGTCGGGCTGAGGAATTGAATAATCGAGTTTCTGAACAGTCAATCGACACTTCAGAGGGGCACAGCCCGTTTTTGTCAGCACCTGAAGCGATGGTCGAAGAATTACCTGTTGAGGATTTGGGAACGAAGACACAATCCTCTCAAAACATAACAGGAATTTTGGCAGGGTTCTGGGCCATTTTGGTGAAAGAATTCACTCATATCCGCCGTGAACCATCGACTCTGTTTTTTGTTTTTGCCGTACCTGTGCTACAAACGATTATTTTTGGTTTTGCCATTGATACACAAATCGAAAATATTCCAACGGTCATCTATGATCTGGACGGTCGGTCCAGTTCGCGCGAACTGAGAGATGCATTTGCCAATACGCGCACATTCCAGATTATCGAGCGCGTCTTTGATCAAGACACATTTCATAACGCGTTTGAATCTGGCAGAGCCAAAGTAGGTGTGATCATACCTCCCGACTATTCAGATCGTCTGCTAAAGGGAGAGCAGGTTTCTATCCAGGTTTTGATTGATGGTAGCGATTCTCAAGTTGCCACAACGGCATTGAATGCATCGAACTTACTGGGAATGAATCTTTCAATAAATATGACGAAACACTTCGCTGACACCCTGCCTGCGGTTCCCTCTCGTGATGCGCGTGGCGAAGCGGCACTTCCGATTGAGATTAGGCCTCGTCTTTTATATAACCCGGATCTTGAGAGTTCACATTTTTTTGTACCGGGATTAGTGGGAATCATCTTACAACTCGTCACACTTTTTTTAACCTCGTTTGCCATTGTCAGAGAACGTGAATTAGGAACTCTGGAGCAGTTGTTTGTCACACCAGTCAGTAAATCCGGTTTATTGTTGGGAAAGCTGGCTCCGTACGCTTTGATCGGGTTTGTGGAAACTCTGGTTGTTTTAACTGTCATGGTTTTCTTTTTCAGAGTGCCGATTCACGGCAGTTTGTGGGAACTGTTGCTGTTGTCTCTTTTATTCCTTGTATGTGGACTCGGATTGGGAATGTTGGTATCGACAATTGCCAGAACACAGTTGCAGGCGATTCAGTTTGCCTTTCTGGTGATGTTACCTTCCGTGCTATTGTCGGGATTTATGTTCCCACGATCACAGATGCCTTTACCCATTTATCTGTTTACATTTTTCATTCCCGTGACCTATTTTCTGGAAATACTCAGAGGAATCGTATTAAGAGGCGCGGATATCGCTGATTTATTGCCTTATGTATTGGGGCTCAGCTTATGTTGCATTGGAATCATCGGCATCAGTTTAAAGAGATTCCAGAAGCAGCTATCATAA
- a CDS encoding fumarylacetoacetate hydrolase family protein, whose amino-acid sequence MRLCRFQSENKVALGFYQDENIIPLSAAAEMAGVMLDETEGLIPFLPGGEQRDTLFRLEKVLKQAMDEELFPISIMTDDVQLLVPIPAPSKLLLLAGNYSKHIEEGGGKAEERQKTFPYVFMKPPLTTLTHPGQPVKIPEVSPDHIDWELELGIVMGKACKGVSEAEALNYVAGYTIINDISDRKFRPNPNRTEREKDSFFDWQHGKWHDTFCPMGPCITPSDDIRDPQTLKMSLSVNGNVEQDASTAEMIFPVAAIIEFISSFVHLEPGDIISTGTPSGVGASKNKFLKPGDQMEAKIEKIGVLKSPVT is encoded by the coding sequence ATGCGTTTATGTCGATTTCAATCGGAAAATAAAGTCGCACTTGGTTTCTATCAGGATGAGAATATCATTCCTTTAAGTGCTGCTGCGGAAATGGCGGGAGTGATGCTGGATGAGACTGAAGGGCTCATACCATTTCTGCCGGGAGGAGAACAGCGAGACACATTATTTAGGTTGGAAAAAGTTCTGAAACAGGCAATGGATGAGGAGCTGTTTCCGATTTCTATCATGACAGATGATGTGCAGTTACTGGTTCCCATTCCTGCTCCTTCTAAGTTGTTGCTTCTTGCCGGTAATTATTCCAAGCATATCGAAGAAGGGGGAGGCAAAGCAGAAGAAAGACAAAAAACCTTTCCTTATGTGTTTATGAAACCTCCACTAACCACACTGACGCATCCAGGACAGCCTGTCAAAATTCCTGAAGTCTCTCCCGATCATATAGACTGGGAATTGGAGTTGGGAATCGTGATGGGTAAAGCATGCAAAGGTGTTTCTGAAGCAGAGGCGCTTAATTATGTTGCCGGTTATACCATCATCAACGACATTTCTGACCGAAAATTTCGACCGAATCCGAATCGAACCGAACGTGAAAAAGATTCTTTCTTTGACTGGCAACATGGGAAATGGCACGACACATTTTGCCCCATGGGACCTTGCATCACACCGTCAGATGATATTCGAGATCCCCAGACTCTGAAAATGAGTCTTTCTGTGAATGGGAATGTTGAGCAAGATGCCTCAACAGCTGAAATGATTTTCCCGGTCGCAGCAATCATCGAATTCATATCGAGTTTTGTCCATCTTGAGCCGGGAGATATTATTTCTACTGGTACTCCGAGTGGTGTAGGAGCATCCAAAAATAAATTTCTTAAGCCCGGTGATCAGATGGAAGCCAAGATCGAAAAAATCGGTGTGTTAAAGAGTCCAGTTACCTAA
- a CDS encoding multidrug effflux MFS transporter: MAHGDHLSNRQRKRAFFSMLIMVPLAGAATDIYVPSLPAMAHAFDASRFAIQCTLLIFMAFYGLGQIIAGPLTDTFGRKMPTLLCTIVFVLASVGIALSPPLWAVIVLRAVQGLFGATSAVAARAIVADCYDGTGRTKAANWMTIAWATGPILSPALGGYLQVWFGWTASFWFLSGWGTIVVLVSLLILPETRVNNSNTQFFEAFKLYKQMATDRVYLPTALGMACLISVMFGFEAMGPFYIQTDLKHNPIFYGHLQLILGCLWLAGNFFNRFISAHIKVIRIITAAAGISLLVSLLMLVLDLSGVFSVMAIVVPAGIVYFLMAMIWPNGYSLCLGRFPDAGGCANALVSGLFIIVSAFFTAIASFMHSLTAWPMWSLYVLVCTATLVCFRGFLKQEFDYKVR, encoded by the coding sequence TTGGCTCATGGCGATCACTTAAGTAACAGGCAGCGTAAACGCGCCTTCTTCTCGATGTTAATCATGGTTCCCCTGGCTGGGGCTGCGACTGATATCTACGTTCCTTCTCTGCCAGCGATGGCGCATGCTTTCGATGCTTCTCGATTCGCAATTCAATGCACTCTACTGATCTTCATGGCATTTTATGGACTCGGCCAGATTATCGCCGGGCCACTGACCGATACTTTCGGTCGCAAAATGCCAACACTCTTGTGCACAATTGTTTTTGTGCTTGCCTCTGTCGGTATCGCCTTGTCTCCCCCCCTGTGGGCGGTGATCGTATTACGAGCAGTACAAGGGCTCTTTGGAGCGACCTCTGCAGTCGCAGCGCGTGCCATTGTAGCGGACTGTTACGATGGCACAGGACGGACCAAAGCCGCTAACTGGATGACGATCGCCTGGGCGACAGGTCCGATTCTCTCCCCCGCCCTGGGTGGTTATCTCCAGGTCTGGTTTGGCTGGACGGCGTCCTTCTGGTTTCTGTCCGGATGGGGAACAATCGTCGTGTTGGTTTCGTTACTCATCTTACCTGAGACACGGGTCAACAATTCTAATACTCAGTTCTTCGAAGCATTCAAACTCTATAAGCAAATGGCCACAGACCGTGTCTACCTTCCGACCGCACTGGGTATGGCCTGTTTAATTTCGGTGATGTTCGGCTTCGAGGCAATGGGACCTTTTTACATCCAAACCGATCTGAAACATAATCCTATCTTCTACGGTCATTTGCAGTTGATCCTCGGATGCCTATGGCTGGCAGGCAACTTCTTCAACCGCTTTATTAGTGCGCACATTAAGGTGATCCGAATCATCACCGCTGCTGCCGGGATTTCATTACTGGTCAGTCTACTCATGCTCGTGCTTGATCTCTCGGGTGTGTTTAGCGTGATGGCGATAGTAGTCCCTGCTGGAATCGTTTATTTCCTGATGGCCATGATCTGGCCGAACGGATATTCTTTATGCCTGGGTCGATTTCCAGATGCAGGCGGCTGTGCGAATGCACTGGTTAGTGGGCTATTCATTATTGTCAGCGCATTCTTTACTGCAATTGCTTCGTTTATGCATTCGCTAACTGCCTGGCCAATGTGGTCACTATATGTCCTCGTTTGTACCGCCACACTTGTCTGCTTTCGAGGATTCCTCAAACAAGAGTTCGATTACAAAGTGCGCTGA
- a CDS encoding SPFH domain-containing protein: MKKILTTITSILILLLVLLGLGFHWTVDRIYVEEGQSLQLRYKGPLIFGTRKKAEAGMWAQDGEMGVQAELRGPGRHFYCPIWWERKIVDDIVIKPGEIGEVTCKLGKNLEGANFLVEGDIGTTKHKGVLRKVLHPGRYRINPYGYTVEVKKRVDFTSGQTNKVAGWVEIPTGYVGVVTQLSENPATGTKKGVQKNVLPPGNYPINGRERQIDIVEIGYRHSTIQVEVKHDANGNIVVDENGEPQISDMNSGIAFPSADGFPMHIDFTGIWGLMPDQAPHAVRTFGNVDQVEKKVVLPQIESICRNNGSEYKAVQLLVGSDREVYQRTCLEQFHSVLDDKAITLLYGLVRHVYVPKQVREPIQLAFIADELTLTREEEQTTAKEEAKLREAETKVELATDTVDADTAKQVEEAKAGGEREAAKIRAETEKLVAAIDKETEELKAQAVTILGEATNNGKKMVEEAKADRFKLAVEAFGSPKAYNDWFFATNLPENVELNFLYAGEGTLWTDMNSANAGFGIRATVPLKSGSTEKQRTRSLPKQRGPIKPVNRLSTAKKAR, translated from the coding sequence ATGAAAAAAATATTAACCACGATTACCTCGATTTTAATACTGTTGCTAGTGCTACTCGGACTCGGATTTCACTGGACCGTTGATCGTATTTACGTAGAAGAAGGACAAAGCCTTCAGCTTCGTTACAAAGGGCCTCTCATCTTCGGAACTCGAAAAAAAGCCGAAGCCGGGATGTGGGCGCAAGATGGTGAGATGGGGGTACAGGCCGAATTACGAGGTCCCGGACGACACTTCTACTGTCCGATCTGGTGGGAACGCAAAATTGTGGATGACATCGTCATCAAACCCGGCGAGATTGGAGAGGTGACTTGCAAACTCGGAAAAAACCTAGAGGGGGCCAACTTCCTCGTAGAAGGTGATATTGGAACGACCAAGCACAAAGGTGTGCTCCGCAAGGTACTTCATCCCGGGCGGTACAGAATCAATCCTTACGGCTACACAGTTGAAGTCAAAAAGCGTGTCGATTTTACATCCGGCCAAACAAATAAAGTCGCAGGTTGGGTCGAAATTCCGACAGGCTATGTAGGCGTTGTCACACAGTTGTCAGAAAATCCGGCAACGGGTACGAAAAAGGGCGTTCAGAAAAACGTGCTGCCGCCTGGAAATTACCCGATCAATGGACGTGAACGACAAATCGACATTGTGGAAATTGGTTATCGTCACAGTACAATTCAGGTTGAAGTCAAACATGACGCGAATGGAAATATCGTCGTCGACGAAAATGGTGAACCACAGATTTCCGATATGAACAGCGGAATCGCATTTCCAAGTGCTGACGGTTTCCCGATGCACATCGACTTCACGGGGATCTGGGGGCTGATGCCTGATCAAGCACCACACGCTGTCAGAACTTTTGGTAATGTTGATCAGGTCGAAAAGAAAGTGGTGTTGCCTCAGATCGAATCGATCTGCCGAAACAATGGTTCGGAATACAAGGCCGTTCAGTTACTGGTGGGCAGCGACCGTGAGGTTTACCAGCGAACGTGCCTGGAACAATTCCATAGTGTGCTGGACGACAAAGCAATTACGCTACTGTATGGGTTGGTACGTCATGTTTACGTGCCCAAACAGGTACGTGAACCTATTCAGTTGGCTTTTATTGCAGATGAGCTAACACTGACACGTGAAGAAGAACAGACTACCGCGAAAGAAGAAGCCAAACTGCGTGAAGCAGAAACCAAAGTAGAACTGGCAACCGACACAGTAGACGCTGACACGGCAAAACAAGTCGAAGAAGCAAAGGCAGGAGGTGAGCGAGAAGCAGCAAAGATTCGGGCTGAAACAGAGAAACTGGTAGCCGCAATTGACAAAGAAACTGAAGAGTTGAAAGCACAGGCTGTCACCATTTTGGGAGAAGCCACAAACAACGGTAAAAAAATGGTTGAAGAAGCGAAAGCGGACCGATTTAAATTAGCCGTTGAGGCCTTCGGATCACCCAAAGCCTACAACGACTGGTTCTTTGCCACCAATCTGCCAGAGAACGTGGAACTCAACTTCCTGTATGCAGGCGAAGGAACGCTCTGGACCGATATGAATTCAGCAAATGCGGGATTCGGTATCCGAGCAACCGTCCCGCTGAAATCAGGATCTACTGAAAAACAACGAACTCGATCTTTACCCAAACAGAGGGGACCCATCAAACCTGTGAATCGATTGTCTACAGCTAAAAAGGCGCGATAG
- a CDS encoding SPFH domain-containing protein has translation MKEYDPKAKNLLIKFGITGLFLAGLFLVVSGYVVYSQFRIDVPAKHFAVLTRKTGIDLTNDQEISPDPNLKEAIHKGLQREVLPEGRYFYNCYNWDWEIYPMVEIPADSMGVRIRMYGEDLPPGDFMSTSEKHKGIIEEVLKPGRYAINAIVIDRVTKETIGRPRTKSDYIEIIELWKPKVIPAGYKGIVTNLAGPMPEDPNQLLVAANHRGPQEATLDEGTYYLNPYTIRINAIDTRSLRFDLSEGGDMMFPSKDGFPITLDGVIEFRVIPETAAQTYVTYNDVSNDQVGSTAIAEEIINKVIMPNARAFCRLRGSNTSAREFIGGETRAAFQEEFQRKITETCKEQGIEIVQALITTITPPEAIAGPLRDREIAVQKKGQYKQETLQKEQEAVLATETALIEQKKDLVTADREIVKKITLAKQEQGVALEQAERDKEVAQEELEAAKDQALAILAKARAEAAVIGFENVADAAGWKRSVDAFGGDGSGFGRYVLYQKLAPGFRKIMTNTADSPLMRVFDNFVDETQVAPRPVTPELSDN, from the coding sequence ATGAAAGAGTATGATCCAAAGGCCAAAAATCTTTTGATCAAATTTGGAATCACCGGGCTTTTTCTGGCAGGGTTATTTCTGGTAGTGAGTGGTTACGTTGTGTATTCGCAATTTCGAATCGACGTACCCGCAAAACACTTTGCCGTTTTAACGAGAAAGACCGGAATTGATCTCACGAATGATCAGGAAATCTCACCCGACCCCAACTTGAAGGAAGCGATTCACAAAGGTTTGCAGCGTGAAGTGTTGCCGGAAGGACGTTACTTTTACAACTGCTACAACTGGGACTGGGAAATTTATCCCATGGTCGAAATTCCGGCTGACTCAATGGGAGTTCGCATTCGCATGTACGGCGAAGATCTGCCGCCTGGCGACTTCATGTCAACAAGTGAAAAACACAAGGGCATCATTGAAGAAGTCCTCAAACCAGGTCGCTATGCAATTAATGCCATCGTCATTGACAGAGTCACAAAAGAAACGATTGGCAGACCTCGAACCAAAAGCGATTACATCGAGATCATCGAACTTTGGAAACCGAAGGTAATTCCAGCTGGATATAAAGGCATCGTCACAAATCTTGCGGGCCCCATGCCGGAAGATCCCAATCAACTACTCGTCGCCGCCAATCATCGCGGACCACAAGAAGCGACATTGGATGAAGGTACCTATTACCTGAATCCCTATACGATTCGTATCAACGCGATCGACACACGATCTCTCAGATTTGACTTGTCTGAGGGGGGCGACATGATGTTTCCCAGTAAGGATGGCTTCCCGATTACCCTCGATGGTGTGATTGAATTTCGGGTGATTCCTGAGACCGCCGCTCAAACTTATGTGACCTACAACGATGTTTCCAACGATCAGGTTGGCTCAACGGCCATCGCAGAGGAAATCATCAACAAAGTCATCATGCCTAATGCGCGTGCGTTTTGCCGTCTGCGAGGTTCCAATACGAGTGCTCGTGAATTTATTGGCGGAGAAACCCGTGCCGCGTTCCAGGAGGAGTTTCAGAGAAAGATTACAGAAACTTGCAAAGAGCAAGGAATCGAAATTGTACAGGCTTTGATCACGACGATCACACCTCCCGAAGCCATCGCGGGGCCATTACGTGATCGAGAAATCGCTGTTCAAAAGAAAGGTCAATATAAACAGGAAACACTACAGAAAGAGCAAGAAGCTGTACTGGCCACCGAGACCGCTTTGATTGAACAGAAAAAAGATCTTGTGACGGCGGACCGTGAGATCGTCAAGAAGATCACACTGGCTAAGCAAGAACAGGGAGTGGCTCTGGAACAAGCAGAGCGAGATAAAGAAGTGGCTCAAGAGGAACTCGAAGCCGCCAAAGACCAGGCTCTGGCGATTCTTGCCAAAGCACGTGCTGAAGCAGCGGTGATCGGGTTTGAGAATGTTGCAGACGCAGCGGGTTGGAAACGGTCTGTGGATGCATTTGGAGGTGATGGTTCAGGATTTGGTCGTTACGTTCTTTATCAGAAGCTTGCTCCCGGCTTCCGAAAGATCATGACGAACACAGCAGACTCTCCATTGATGAGAGTGTTTGACAATTTTGTGGATGAGACACAGGTTGCGCCGCGCCCTGTCACCCCGGAATTGTCAGACAACTAA